One Vigna unguiculata cultivar IT97K-499-35 chromosome 7, ASM411807v1, whole genome shotgun sequence genomic region harbors:
- the LOC114192334 gene encoding uncharacterized protein LOC114192334, producing MMGLSKLGTAIMAVTAFTLVALAAEIVYVLWQRRQRLRPRVRVEPQEASHQCSTSSSPSDDDVDLELEQHVMKWHCLNGPSRVLFTIKEEEREEVESDYGNGNGSSVECNKKKWVSEGVAVDEVVVAVAVEQLLDETTPFSTPCASPPYYTPYTSPSREECRKDQNDGNG from the coding sequence ATGATGGGTCTGAGCAAGCTCGGAACCGCGATAATGGCGGTAACGGCGTTTACTCTGGTGGCCCTGGCCGCGGAGATCGTGTACGTGCTGTGGCAGCGGCGTCAGAGGCTCCGTCCTCGCGTGCGCGTGGAGCCGCAGGAGGCTTCACACCAGTGTTCTACCTCGTCTTCTCCGAGCGATGATGACGTGGACCTGGAGCTGGAACAGCACGTGATGAAGTGGCACTGTCTTAACGGTCCCTCTAGGGTGCTCTTCACCATTAaggaggaagagagagaagaggtTGAGTCCGATTACGGTAACGGTAACGGTTCGTCTGTGGAGTGTAACAAAAAGAAGTGGGTAAGTGAAGGCGTGGCGGTGGACGAGGTCGTCGTCGCCGTCGCGGTTGAACAGTTGTTGGACGAAACGACGCCGTTTTCGACGCCGTGTGCTTCACCTCCGTACTACACACCCTACACTTCGCCGAGTCGCGAGGAATGTCGTAAAGATCAAAACGACGGCAATGGATGA